A region from the Aegilops tauschii subsp. strangulata cultivar AL8/78 chromosome 5, Aet v6.0, whole genome shotgun sequence genome encodes:
- the LOC109749803 gene encoding cysteine proteinase inhibitor A encodes MEMRRYHRVLRSVAAPALLLLLLLTLVLPFIQTQMQSAREKAADELPLDGGIVDTPGAENDLRIVDLARFAVSEHKNRTLQNALLEFEKVVKLKQQVVAGMMYYITIQVNEGGAKKMYEAKVWEQPWMDFKKLMEFRPAEGASASA; translated from the exons ATGGAGATGCGGAGATACCACCGAGTCCTACGATCGGTGGCTGCCCCTgcgctgctcctgctcctgctaCTCACCCTCGTCCTACCGTTTATTCAGACCCAGATGCAGAGCGCACGGGAGAAGGCTGCCGACGAGCTGCCGTTGGACGGAGGCATCGTCGACACGCCGGGGGCAGAGAACGACCTCAGGATCGTCGACCTCGCCCGCTTCGCCGTCTCCGAGCACAAGAACAGGACC TTGCAGAACGCACTGCTGGAGTTCGAGAAAGTGGTGAAGCTGAAGCAGCAAGTTGTTGCTGGCATGATGTATTACATTACGATTCAGGTCAATGAGGGCGGGGCAAAGAAGATGTATGAAGCCAAGGTGTGGGAGCAGCCATGGATGGATTTCAAGAAGCTCATGGAGTTCAGGCCGGCGGAGGGCGCCTCTGCGAGCGCTTAA
- the LOC141023141 gene encoding probable L-type lectin-domain containing receptor kinase S.5 produces the protein MRDIAIGLHYVHHEYEPMVLHCDIKASNVMLDSSFRGRLGDFGLACIVDVNRNSATGIGGTRGYMALEYALSGKATRQTDIFALGVLILEVVTGQRALIHRASDDDDVHITDRVWRLHREGRLTECVDPVVLAAFSEDDEQLALDVCDDLRRLLLLGLACSNPNPLDRPNMPEVVRIIAKSAPPPEVPLMKPRFVWPPPEGEDSDGDDSAGPSRMSNLDGSAASTSELQWHTQISLETTTAQASGGHASFQLEHSVYVSAPGGLASEIILSGM, from the coding sequence ATGAGGGACATAGCCATCGGCTTGCACTACGTCCACCATGAGTACGAACCAATGGTGCTCCACTGTGACATCAAGGCAAGCAACGTGATGCTGGACTCGAGTTTCCGTGGCCGACTCGGGGACTTCGGCTTGGCCTGCATTGTCGATGTCAACAGGAACTCTGCCACCGGCATTGGTGGGACACGGGGATACATGGCGCTGGAGTATGCTCTGAGTGGCAAGGCAACGCGGCAGACAGACATCTTCGCGCTCGGGGTGCTCATCCTCGAGGTTGTCACGGGCCAGCGGGCGCTGATTCACCGGGCCTCGGATGACGACGACGTCCATATCACAGATCGAGTGTGGCGCCTCCACCGTGAGGGGAGGCTAACGGAGTGCGTGGATCCCGTCGTGCTCGCTGCTTTTTCCGAGGACGACGAGCAGCTGGCCCTGGACGTCTGCGATGATTTGCGACGCCTGCTGCTCCTTGGCTTGGCGTGTAGCAACCCCAACCCGTTGGATCGCCCGAATATGCCCGAGGTGGTGCGGATCATCGCCAAGTCGGCGCCACCGCCGGAGGTGCCTCTAATGAAGCCAAGGTTCGTGTGGCCGCCGCCAGAAGGGGAGGACTCGGATGGTGACGATAGTGCAGGCCCATCGAGGATGAGTAATCTTGACGGGAGTGCGGCGAGCACAAGCGAGCTGCAATGGCACACTCAGATTAGCTTGGAGACGACCACGGCGCAGGCCTCCGGCGGACATGCCTCGTTTCAACTGGAGCACTCTGTTTATGTCAGCGCACCCGGTGGTCTTGCCTCCGAGATAATTCTGAGCGGGATGTAG